Proteins from a single region of Procambarus clarkii isolate CNS0578487 chromosome 32, FALCON_Pclarkii_2.0, whole genome shotgun sequence:
- the LOC138370512 gene encoding hepatitis A virus cellular receptor 1-like, producing the protein MSNKGRRALHPLLKVLLEEARAWQGCSCCWRRVAVGDSGIREAILTAPNTSSMLPPTTTLPPTPTLPPTPTLPPTPTLPPTPTFPPTPTFPPTPTLPPTPTLPPTTTLPPTPTLPPTPTLPPTPTLPPTPTFPPTPTFPPTTTLPPTTTLPPTPTFPPTPTFPPTTTLPPTTTLPPTPTPSPTPTLPPTPALLIASRSLRQDNWLSVAAARKRWYRPPFDVEQSMNFNLAAPAAAPAAAAAAPAPAPAAVAASGYAPVLQSFPASLPEISCPCWAFTAWSCANTRWPF; encoded by the exons ATGTCAAACAAGGGCAGGCGAgcccttcatcctctcctgaaggTGCTGCTGGAGGAGGCGAGGGCGTGGCagggctgcagctgctgctggagGCGTGTAGCTGTTGGTGATAGCGGCATCAGGGAGGCCATCTTAACGGCACCCAACACTTCATCTATGCTCCCACCCACGACCACTCTCCCACCCACGCCCACTCTCCCACCCACGCCCACTCTCCCACCCAcgcccactctccctcccacgcCCACTTTCCCACCCACGCCCACTTTCCCACCCACGCCCACTCTCCCACCCACGCCCACTCTCCCACCCACGACCACTCTCCCACCCACGCCCACTCTCCCACCCACGCCCACTCTCCCACCCAcgcccactctccctcccacgcCCACTTTCCCACCCACGCCCACTTTCCCACCCACGACCACTCTCCCACCCAcgaccactctccctcccacgcCCACTTTCCCACCCACGCCCACTTTCCCACCCACGACCACTCTCCCACCCACGACCACTCTCCCACCCACGCCCACTCCCTCACCCACGCCCACTCTCCCACCCACGCCCGCTCTCTTAATTGCCTCCCGTTCTCTGAGACAAGACAACTGGCTAAG CGTGGCCGCCGCCCGCAAGAGGTGGTATAGGCCACCTTTTGACGTAGAGCAGAGCATGAACTTCAaccttgctgctcctgctgctgctcctgctgctgctgctgctgctcctgctcctgctcctgctgctgttgctgcctctggGTATGCTCCAGTTCTTCAAAGTTTTCCTGCCTCCTTGCCGGAGATTTCTTGCCCGTGTTGGGCGTTCACAGCCTGGAGCTGTGCCAACACACGATGGCCTTTCTAG